The sequence TCGAACTCGGCGAAATCGAAGCCGTCCTCACCAGCCACCCCGAGGTACGCCAGGCCGCAGTGATCGTCCGCGAAGACCAACCCGGCGACCAAAGGCTCGTCGCCTACATCGTCCCTGCCCAGGAGGGTGACACGACCCTGGCCGTACTGCGCGAACACACCACTCGCGCACTACCCGACTACATGGTCCCCAGCGCCCTCGTCACCCTCACCACCCTCCCCCTCACCCCCAACGGAAAGCTCGACCACAAGGCCCTCCCCGCACCGGAGTTCACCGGCACCGAAGGCGGACGAGGCCCGCGCACGGCACAGGAAGAGCTGCTCTGCGGCGTCTTCGCCGAGACCCTCGGCGCGGAACGCATCGGCATCGACGACAACTTCTTCGACCTCGGCGGACACAGCCTCCTCGCCATGCGTCTCGTCAGCCGTATCCGTACCGCCTTCGGTGGGGAACTCACCGTTCGCGAACTCTTCGAGGCGCCGACGGTCGCGGGTATCGCCGAGCTCCTCGGTACCGCGGACGACGGACGTACGGCGCTCGTGCCGATGCCGCGGCCCGAGCGCGTACCGCTGTCCTTCGCCCAGCAACGGCTCTGGTTCCTCCACCAGTTGGAGGGGCCGAGCGCGACCTACAACGTCCCGCTGCTCCTACGACTCACCGGGGCGCTGAACATCGACGCCCTGCGCGACGCGATCCACGACCTCACCGAGCGCCACGAATCGCTCCGGACCGTCTTCCCGGAGGCGGACGGCACGCCCTACCAGCACATTCTCGAAGGCGACGCCGCCCGGCCGACCATCGAGGTCGTCCGCACGGACAGCGACGGCCTGGAGGCCGCCGTCGACAAGGCCGTCACCCATGCCTTCGACCTGACCAAGGACGTGCCGCTGCGTGCCTGGGTGTTCGGCACGGAGGAGGAGAACGAGCACACGCTGGTGATCCTGGCGCACCACATCGTCAGCGACGGTCTGTCCATGGGGCCGCTGGCCCACGACCTCACGACCGCCTATGCGGCCCGCTGCGACGGCACCGCCCCGCAGTGGGCGCCGCTGCCGGTCCAGTACGCGGACTACACCCTCTGGCAGCGCGAGATCCTCGGCGATGAAAACGATGCCGACAGCGTCATCGCCGGGCAGATCGCCTACTGGAAGCGGCAGCTCGCCGCCCTCCCCGAGTGCCTCGAACTGCCCACCGACCGGCCCCGACCCGCCACCGCCAGCCACCACGGCGACAGCGTCCCCTTCACCTGGGACACCGAGCTCCACGAGGGCATCGCGCGCCTGGCGCGCGAGCACCGGGCCAGTGTCTTCATGGTCGTCCAGGCCGCACTTGCGACGCTGCTGACGCGGCTCGGTGCGGGTACCGACATTCCGATCGGGTCGCCGACCGCCGGGCGGGCGGATGAGGCGTTGGACGACCTGGTCGGGTTCTTCGTGAACACCCTGGTGCTGCGCACCGACACATCCGGCAACCCGACCTTCGCCGAACTCCTCGGCCGGGTACGGGAAACGGACCTGGCGGCGCACTCCCGGCAGGACGTCCCCTTCGACCGGCTCGTCGAACTCGTCAACCCGGTGCGGTCCCTGGCGTACAACCCGCTCTTCCAGGTGGTGCTGGGGCTGGAATCGGCGTCCGACGGTGAGCTCGCCATGCGGGGGCTCTCGGTCGGCGGTGCGGGCGTCGACACCGGTGTGGCCAAGGTCGATCTGGCCGTCAACCTCCAGGAGGTCTTCGGTGCGGGGGGCGAGGCCGCCGGTGTGCGGGGGGTCGTCGAGTTCGCGACGGATCTCATCGACCGGCGGACCGCCGAGACCCTCTCCGTGCGGCTGGAGCGGCTGTTGAGGTCGGCCGTGGCGGATGCCTCGCGCTCCCTCGCGGAGTTGGACGTCCTGTCCGGTGAGGAGCGTGAGCTGCTGATCGACGGGTGGAACGACACCGGCCGGGAGGTCGCGGTGGCCACGCTGCCGGAGCTGTTCGAGGCGCAGGTGGCGCGCACTCCCGATGCCCCGGCGCTGGAGGACGAGGGCAACCGGCTCACGTACGCCGAACTCAACGCCCGCGCCAACCGGCTGGCCCGGCTGCTCATCGGCAGGGGCATCGGACCCGAGCAGATCGTCGCGCTGGCGCTGCCCCGCTCGGTCGATCTCGTCATCGGCATCCTCGCCGTCCTGAAGACCGGCGCGGCCTACCTGCCCGTCGACCCCCACTACCCCGCCGACCGCATCACCTACATCGTCGAGGACGCGCGGCCCACCGTCCTCCTGACCCACGACGCGCACCTCGCGCACCTTCCCGCCACCGCGGCCCCCGTGCTCACCCTCGGCTCGCTCACCGGCAACCCGGGCGAGGCCAACCCCGACGCAACCAACCCGGGTGACGCCGACCGCACCACCGCACTGCTGCCGGGCCACCCCGCCTACCTCATCTACACCTCCGGCTCCACCGGCCGCCCCAAGGGCGTCGTCGTCTCCCATCGGGGCGTGGCGAATCTGTCGGAGCATCAGCGGGTCCGGCTGGGTGCGGGTCCGGGCGGCCGGGTCTCGCAGCTGGTGTCGCCGAGCTTCGATGTGTCGGTGGCCGAGCTGTGCATGGCGCTGCTGTCCGGGGCCTGTCTGGTGCTGCCGAACGGCTCGCCGGCCGGGGAGGAGCTCGCCGCGTTCCTGTCGGAGCAGCGGATCACGCATGCGCACATTCCGGCGTCGATCCTGTCGGGCATGCCCCGCCGGGAGCTGCCCTCGCTGGCGTCGCTCATGGTGGGCGCCGAGGCGTGCCCGCCGGACGTCGCGGCGTTCTGGTCGGCGGGGCGGCGCATGGTCAACGCCTACGGGCCGACCGAGGCCACGGTGGACACCAGCTTCGCGCTCTGCGGCCCCGACCAGGGGCCGGGGCCGACGCCCATCGGCCGGCCGGTGTTCAACGTCCGGATGTACGTCCTGGACTCGGCGCTTCAGCCGGTGCCGACGGGGGTGCCCGGTGAGCTCTACATCACCGGTCCGGGGCTGGCCCGGGGCTATCTGGGCCGGGCCGCGCTGACCGCCGGCCGTTTCGTCGCCGATCCGTTCGGTGCCGGTGGCGGGCGGATGTACCGCACCGGTGACCTCGTACGGCGGCGCGCCGACGGGCAGGTGGAGTTCCTGGGCCGGGTCGACCACCAGGTCAAGGTCCGCGGCCACCGCATCGAACTGGGCGAGATCGAGAACGCGGTGGCCGCCCAGCCCGCGGTCGACCAGGTCGCGGTGATCGTGCGCGAGGACCGGCCCGGCGACCAGCGCATCGTCGCCTACGTCGTGCCCGCCGGGACGGACGGCGCGGCGCCGGACGTGGCGGAGCTGCGCGCCCGGGTGGCCGAGTTGCTGCCGGAGTACATGGTGCCGTCGGCGTTCGTCGTCCTGGAGGCCCTGCCGCTCACGCCGAACAGCAAGCTGGACCGGGCGGCGCTGCCCGTTCCGCAGCTGCCCGGCGGCGCGGGCGGCAGGGGCCCGCGGACCGCGCACGAGAAGGCGCTGTGCGGGATCTTCGCGGAGGTCCTGGGTGTGGAACGGGTCGGGATCGACGACAACTTCTTCGATCTGGGCGGCCATTCGCTGCTGGCGACCCGGCTGACCAGCCGGATCCGCGCGGAGTTCGGCGTCGAGCTCGGTGTGCGCGAGGTGTTCGGGGCGCCCTCCGTCGCCGGCCTCGCCGGTCGGACGGACCCGGTCGCCGGGCAGGAGGGCGCGGACGACGGGCTGGGCGTGCTGCTGCCGCTGCGCACGTCCGGGTCCGGCACCCCGCTGTTCTGTGCGCATCCGTCCGTCCCGCTGAGCTGGTGCTATGCCGGTCTGCTGGGGGAACTGGACGCGGACCAGCCGGTCTACGGCCTCCAGAGCCGGGCACTGACCGGGGAGGCCGGCCTGCCGGGGACGTTCGCGGAGATGGTCGAGGACTACGCCGCGGAGATCCGGCGCGTCCAGCCGGCCGGTCCGTACCGTCTGCTCGGCTACTCCCTGGGCGGCAATATCGTGCAGGCGCTCGCCACCCGGCTCCAGGAGCTGGGCGAGGAGGTGGAGCTGCTCGTCGTCCTGGACGCGTACCCCGGAGGCGATGTCGAGGCGGTCGCGCTCGATGACGCCGAGGTGCTCGCCCGGTTCCATGCGGATCTGGGCGGGGACGGCGGTGCGGTGCCGGACGCGGCGCGGCAGCGGGCCGCGGTGATCGACTCGCTGCGGACGGGGCTGCCCGGGACCTTCACCGAGGAGCAGCTCGCCCGCATCGTCGATGCGATGGTCAACGGGGTCGGCAACAACAGCCGCTATACGCCGGGGGTGTTCAAGGGCGAGATGCTGCTGTTCACCACGACGGTCGGGCGGGCGGACCCCGGTGCCATGCCCGAGGCGTGGCAGCGGGTCGTCGCCGGCGGTGTGGAGAACCACCGCATCGCCTGCCTGCACGACGATCTGCTGGAGGGCGAGCCGCTGCGCGCGGTGGGTGCCGTCCTGGCGGAGCGGATACGGGAACTGGACGCCCGGGGGCGACTCCTGACGGGGCGCACCCCGGCCTGAGCCGCCCGGTGGCGGCCGGGGTCCGGGTGGCGGGGGCAGCTCCTGCCACCCGGGCTCCGGCGCCCGCCACCCGGAGCCCGGCGTCCGCCGTGCGGGCCCGCGAGCACGCGGTTCGCCGCGCGGCCGACGCTGCCGATAACGAAAGAGAATTACGGCCTCGTACGGTCTGGCCCGTCACTGTTCGATGTGCTTCAGAGAGCGAGACGATGGCCGGGAAACGCCTTTCCGACATACCTGAGATACACCGCCGCCGACTGCTGGGACTGGGTGCGGCGGTGGCCGCCCCCGCGATGCTGGGTCTGGGCATGCCGCGTGCGGGCGCCGTGGTGCCCGACCGGGGCGCGCCCCCGATGTCGCTGCTCTCTTCGAGCAGCGGCCTGGAGGACACCAGCATCACCGATCTGCTCAAGCAGCTGGCCACCGGGAAGCTCACCTCGGTCGAGCTCACCCGGTTCTATCTGGACCGCATCGACCGGCTGAATCTCCACGGGCCCGAGCTGCACGCCGTCCTGGAGACGAACCCGGACGCGCTGAAGCTCGCCGCGCAGCGCGACGACGAGCGCCGCAAGGGCAAGCTGCGCGGTCCGCTGCACGGCATTCCGCTGCTGATCAAGGACAACATCGGCACCGCGGACAAGATGCACAGCAGCAACGGCATGCACGGGCTGATGGGCGTCCGTCTGGCGCATGACGCCACCGTGGTCGCCCGGCTGCGCGCGGCCGGTGCCATCCCGCTGGGCAAGGCGAACCTGACGTCGCTGGTCAGCTCGTCGAGCGGCTACAGCCAGCGAGGCGGCCAGACCCGCAACCCGTACAAGCTGGACCGCTCGCCCAACGGCTCCAGTGCAGGCCCGGCGGCGGCCACCGCGGCCGGGCTGTGCGCGGGTGCCATCGGGACCGAGACGATCGGGTCCATCCTGGGCCCGTCGGGCGCCAACAGCGTGGTCGGCATCCGGCCCACGACCGGACTCACCAGCCGCACCGGGATGTTCCCCGGTGCCCGCAGCTTCGACACCATCGGCCCGATCTGCCGCACGGTGGCGGACGCCGCCCTGCTGCTCGGTGTGCTGACGGGGGTGGACCCCACCGACACGGCCACCGCGGCCAGCGCCGGCAAGTTCCACCACGACTACACCCCCTTCCTCAAGCCCGGCGGGCTCAAGGGCGCCCGGATCGGCATCGTCCGGGAGGTGTTCGCCGGCTACAGCGCGCATGCGGACGCCGTCGCGGAGCAGGCCGTCGAGGTGCTGCGGAAGGCCGGGGCGGTGATCGTCGACAACGCCAACATCCCCACCGCGCAGAAGATGATGTCGGATCTGGACGCCGCCTTCACCGTCCAGATCACCGAGATGAAGCACGACATCGAGTCCTACCTCGCCCGGACCCCGGGCGACCATCCGCGCAGCGTGGCCGAGCTCGTCGCGTACAACAAGCAGCACGCGAGCACGGAGCTGGAGTACTTCGACCAGAACGTGCTCCAGACCATTGCCGATTACGCGGGCAAGCCCTCGGACCCGGAGTACAAGAAGGCGGTGGCCACGGTGCGCCGGGTCGCCCGGGACGAGGGGATGGACGCGGCGCTGAAGAAGCACCGGGTGGAGGCCCTGCTGATGCCGACCGGCGCGCCCACCTGGAAGATCGACCTGGTCAACGGCGATCCGCAGATCATGGGCAGCGCGATTCCGGTGGGTTACGCCGGATATGCGGCCATCAGCGTGCCGGCCGGGTTCGTGCACGGCCTGCCGGTCGGGATCACCTTCGCCGGCACCGCCTGGAGCGAGCCGACGCTGATCCGCCTCGCGCACGGTTTCGAGCAGGCGCATCCGGTGCGTCATGCGCCGACGTTCACCGCACCGAGTGTCGGCCTCTGAGTGAGGGGTGGAGGTGTCCCGTCGCTGCGCGGGGACACCTCCAACTCCTTCCGGTTTGCACCGTCTAAGCTCGTTTCGACGCTTCGGAACCCCGCGCTCGTCCGTCAGCGCGGGGTCGCACAGTCCTCAGGGAGGATCTTCATGTGGGGTCGGTCTCGACAGCCAGGTTCCGGTCGGGCCGAAGGTGAGGAGAGTGCCCCGTTCCCCGGCGTCCGGCGCGAGGACCGGCCGCCGGTGCCGGTGCCCGGGTTCCCCCCGGTGGAAGCGGCGGTGACGCTGCGGGACGTGCACAAGCGCTACGGGCGGGGCAACGGCGCGGTGCACGCGCTGCGCGGGGTGACCATCGGTCTGCCGCGCGCCAGTTTCACCGCGGTGATGGGCCCGTCCGGGTCCGGCAAGAGCACGTTCCTGCAATGCGCCGCGGGACTCGACCGGCCGACCTCGGGCTCGGTGCTGCTCGGCGAGACCGATCTGACGAAGCTGCGCGAGAGCAGGCTCAGCGATCTGCGGCTGGCCCGGCTGGGCTTCGTCTTCCAGCACTTCAACCTGCTGCCCGCGCTGAACGTCTATCAGAACGTCCGGCTGCCGCTGAAGCTGGCGGGCCGCCCGGTCGACCGGGACCGGATCGAGCAGATGCTGGCCCGGGTCGGACTGCCCGACCGGGCGCGGCACCGGCCGGGCGAACTCTCCGGCGGCCAGCAGCAGCGGGTGGCCATCGCCCGCGCCCTGATCACCGAACCGGATGTGATCTTCGCCGACGAGCCCACCGGGGCCCTCGACACCGCCACGGCGGCCGAGGTGCTCACCCTGCTGCGGGAGGCGGTGGACAACCTGGGCGCGACCGTCGTCATGGTCACCCATGAACCCAGCGCCGCCGCCTGGGCGGACCGGGTGGTCTTCCTCGTCGACGGAGAGCTCTCCGACGAACTGATGCTGGGCGACCCGGAGGAGATCTCGGCCCGGATGCGGGTGCTGACCTCGGCCACCGACCGCCCCCAGTCGGCGACTCCCGGAATGCGGGGCCGGGGATGACCGTTCACCTCGCCCTCGCCCAGATCCGTTCCCGCCCCTCCGCCTTCCTCGGCACCTTCGTCGCGCTGCTCTTCGGCGCCGTGGTGATCATTTCGAGCGGCACGCTGCTGCTGGCCGCGGCGAACGCGCAGCAGCAGCCGGTGCGTTACCGCACGGCGCCGGTGATCGTCGCCGCCGACCAGTTCGTGGACGGGCGGCAACTCCCGGACCGGGCCCGCCTCGACACCCGGCTGGCCACCCGGCTGGCGGCGCTGCCGCAGGTCTCGGCCGCGGTCGCCGATACCGCCTTCCCGGTCACCGTCCGCGCCGCGGGCCACCGGGCGATCGCCCTGGACGGCCGGCCGGCCTCCTCGGCGCGGCTGGAGACGACCGGGTCCCCCGCCGTGACGCCGCGCCCCGGGCAGACCGTGCTGGACGCCCGGACGGCCAAGAGGCTGGGGGTGTCCCGGGGCGACACCGTGACGCTGACCGGCCCCGCCGGGACCGCCTCGTTCCGGCTCGCCGGCGTCCTCGACGCCCGCGCTGCGGGCGCCTGGTTCGACGACGCCCAGGCCGGGCGACTGTCCGGCCGGCCCGGCAGAGCCGACGCGATTGCGGTGTTCCCGAAGAAGGGAGTGGGCACCGCCCGACTCGCCGAGCGGGTGCGCGCGGTGGCCGGTTCCGCGAAGGTGTTCACCGGCCCCGGGCGCGCCGAGGTGGAGAACCCGGGCTTCGCCGAGGCCCAGGAGACCACCGTCGCCATGTTCGGTGCCATGGGCGGACTGAGCATCTACGTCTCGGTGTTCGTGGTGGCCAACACCATGTCCCTGTCGATCTCGCAGCGCCAGCGGGAGACCGCGCTGCTCCGGGGTATCGGAGCGCGGCCGGGCCATATCCGGCGGATGGCCGCCGCCGAGGCCACGCTGGTGGCCGTGCTGGCGGTGGCCGCGGGCAGCGCACCGGGCTATCTGCTGGCCCGGCTGATCTTCGACGCCATGCACACCCGGCATCTGCTGCCGCCGGGCACGGAGCTGACGTTCAGCCCGCTGCCCATCGCCGCGGCCGCCGTCACCGGTCTGCTCGCCGCCGTACCCGGCAGCCTGATCGCCTCCTACCGTGCCGCCCGCAGCCGTCCGGCCGAGGCCCTGAGCGAGTCGGTGCTGCCCCGCCGCGGCATCGGCCCCGTCCGGCTGCTGCTGGGGCTGGGGGCGCTGGCCGGCGGGGTGACGATGGCCGTCAAGGTGCTGGCCGCGGGCGGCACGACGGCCGACAAGGCGGCGCCGTTCGTCCTGCTGGTGTTCCTGGTCGCGGTGTCCCTGCTCGGGCCGTTGCTCGCCCGCGCCGCCACCGAGGTCCTGGGCCTGCCGATGCGGCTCCTGGGCGCCACCGGGGAGTTGGCGACGCGGGGCGGCCGGGCCAGGGCGCGGCGGCTGTCCTCGGCGATCGTGCCGGTGGCGCTGGTGGTGGCCTTCGGCGTGACCAAGATCGGCCAGCAGACCACGCTGACGCATGAGACCCGGGTGCAGAGCGCGGCGGCGCTCACCGCGGACCGCGTCCTGGAGGCACCGGACGGGCTGCCCGGCCGGGTGGCCGACCAGGTCGCCGCGCTGCCCGGTGTGCGGGCCGCGACGGGGGTGGCCGAGGTGGGGCTGCTGGCCGGGCCGGGCCACCCCGGCGCGAAGCCCGGTGACCGCACCGTCTCGGGCCGCGCCTTCTCCGGCACCGGTACGGCGCTGGCGCGCAACCTGGACCCGCACGTCCGCGCCGGTTCGCTGGCCGACGTCCGGGCCCAGGGCCCGGGGGGCGGCACGGTGGCCGTCGACCGGCGGCTCGCCGACCGGGCCGGGACCGGGGTGGGGCGGCGGATCACGCTGTGGCTCGGTGACGGCACCGTCGTACGGCCGGTGGTGGCGGCGACCTACGACCGGGGCACCGGTGTGGGCGAGGTGCTGCTGCCGCGGGCCACCGTCCGCGGCCATCTGACCCGTCAGCTGGACGACCGCGTCCTGGTCCGCGCGGACTCGGCGGCCGGGCTCTCACGGCTCGACCGTGAGCTGCGGACCGTCGCCGGTGCCTGGCCGGGTGCCACGGTGCGCTCCGAGGAGGCGACCGCGCAGGCCCGCGAGGCGGGCGGCGAACCGTTCGCCTGGCTCCAGATCATGGCCCTCAGCATGATCGCCGGATTCGCGGGCATCACCGCCGCCAACACCCTGGCGATGGTCACCTTCGAGCAGTTGCGGGAGGTCTCGATGCTGCGGCTGATCGGGACCGGTGTCCGTACGGTGTGCCGGATCGTCCGGCTGGAGGCGCTGACGGTGGCGCTGACCGGGCTGGCCGTCGGCGTGACGATCGCGCTGGTCACCCTGACCCCGCTGGTCGCGGACAGCACGGGGGCCGCGCTGCCGTATCTGCCGCCGCAGTTGCTGCTCGTGGTGGGGGCGGCCACGGTCGCCATGAGCCTGCTGGCCACCGGCATCCCGCTGCGGCTGCTGCTGCGGGTGCGTCCGGTGGACGGTGTCAGCCGGCGGTCCTGAGGCGTTCAGGCCGCCGAGCCCCGCCCGCTGCGCGCACCGTGCTCCACCCGGCCGAAGGCCCGGCACAGCCCCACCAGCAGCACGGCGAACACCACCATCCACAGGAGGCGTACGGGGACCCAGGCCGGGGTGTCGGGCGCGGTGTGGAGGCCGAAGAGCGGGCCGTCGAGTCCCAGGGCGAGCGCGGTCACCGAGATCATCGCCGTCTGGTGCCAGAGGAAGACCGTGATCACGGAGGTGTTCATCAGGGCCACCGCGGCCCAGGCGAACTGGCCGGGCGTGGCGCGGAGTCGACGGTCCGGCGCGGGCCGGGCTGCGGCCCCGGGCCGTCCGACGAGACGGCGCAGCGGGCCGCACAGCAGGAGGGCCGCACCGCACTGGGCGAGGCCGAAGGTCACGGCGGCGAGCGACAGCGGGTTGAGGTTCGACATGGCGGCGCCGTTGACGCCGACCATGCTCGCCGGGTAGCCGCCCCACACGATCAGTGCGGCGGTGGCCGCGACGCCGCCGCCGAGCAGGAGGACCGCGGGCCGGCGGCGGGCGAAGCCGCCGGCCGCCCACACCGCGCCCAGGCAGTACGGCACCAGCCAGCCCGCGAGGACGTTGACGTTGCGGACCGTCTCTATCCAGTCGGCGCCGCCACCGGCGAAGTGCGCCGCGTCCAGCACGGCCACGACGGCGCAGGCCACGACGGCGATCCGCCCCGGCGCCCGCCGCACCAGCGGGGTCAGCGCGGTCAGCACGAGGAAGACCAGCAGGAACCACAGCGGCGAGAGCACCAGGTTGAACAGCGTGCTGATCGTCTCGTGGGCGACACCGGCGGCGGCGAGGCCGAGCACCACCAGGATCCACAGGGACAGCAGCGTGCCCACCGGCCGCAGCAGCCGGCGCATCCGCTGTGCCAGCCAGGGGCGGTAGTGCCCGGTGGGGCAGCTACGGGCCGCGACCCGGCCGCCGACGAAGAAGAAGATCGCCAGCGGCTGGAGCACCCAGGACAGCGGTGTCAGCGCGGGCAGATGGCTCAGCGGGCTCTCGTTCATCAGGTGGCCGCCGGCGCGCAGGGTCACCGCGGTCACCAGCCAGTGGCCGAGCACGACGCCGAGGGTGGACAGGGCGCGCAGCACATCGATCGCCCGGTCGCGGCCGGCCGGGGTCGCCGCGTCGATCCGGAGCACCAGGGCGTGCAGGCGGCCCGCCGCCCGGGGGCCGGCGGTCCGGGGGCCTGCGGGCACGCCGCCGGATATCGGCGCCGTACGGGGTTCGGCGGGGGGCAGGAGACGTACGTCAGCCATGGGAGACCTCCGGGGCAACGGCCGCCGGCAGCCCACGACTTTCCCCTATACGAGCGCGCATCGACAGCCGTTCCTTTCCAGTTGTTCGCTCAACGGAAAAGAAGGCTAGGTTTTTGCGCCCGGGAAATCGTCACGCTCCAGCGCCAACTGCGCGTGTAGCTCTCAGGTATGACCGGCGCCCCGGGAATCGGTACCAGGAACGACGGATCAGCCGCTGCGGCCCAGTACCACCGCCGAGATCTCGCCGGCTCCGTGGTGCACATGCCGCAGCGTCAGCCCGGCGGAGCCCGCCAGTTCCGCCCATTCCTGTCGGGTCCGTTCCCGGCCGCCGGTCATCGCCATCATCCACATGTCGCCCATACGGCGCGGGTCCGGGCCGGATTCGGCCAGCACCCTTTCCAGCAGAATGAGTTCACTGCCCGGAACCATGCCGTCCGCACAACACCGCAGAATTTCGGCCGCCTCGTCATCGGCCCAGTCGTGCAGCACACTGCCCAGCAGATAGGTGCCGTATCCCCGGGGAATTCCCGCCCGCATATCGCCGGGCTCGGCCGAGAACCGGTCACCGTGGCGGCGCAGCATGTCCGGCGGGACGAGAGCGATGACTTCGGGCAGGTCGGTGAGGGTGACGCGGACCGCGGCATCGCCCTCCAGGAGGAGTTCGCTGAGCCCGCCGGTACCGCCCGCCAGATCGACGACGTCCTCGGCGCAGCGCCGCAGCAGGAACGGCAGCAGGGAGCGGTAGAGCTGCTGGGCGCGCATCCGCATGTGTGCGTGGAACGTGACGAGCGCGCCGGGGTCACCGCTCATGCCGGCGAAGATACTGGTGCCGTTGGCCAGGTCGTAGCTGGGCGCTCCGCCGCGTACCGTCTCGGCGAACGGGCCCCACGCCGTGAACAGCGCGTTGTCGGAGAATTCGGCGCGCAGGCTACCGGGCTGGTCCGAGCGCAGCAGCGTGCCGGCCGGGGTGAGACGGACCGTGCCCGCCGCATCGACCCGGAAGATGCCCAGCGTCTCCGCGGCCCGCACCAGGCGCCCCAGGCGCTGGGCGTCGGTGCCGACGGCGGCGGCGATCCGCTCCACGGTGCTGCCGCCGGGCGGCACGCGATCGGCGACGCCGAGTACGGAGACGGCATACAGCACCCGGCTCGGCGCGATGTCGAACATCTCGGTGAGCCGGCGGCGCTCCTCGTCAAGCGTATTCACGCACTTCCCTTTCCGCTTCGGCGCGGGCCTTCTCGTATATCTCGCCCCAGGGACCGGCGGTCCCCTCGCCGAACAGACCGTGCCACACCGTCAGATAGGAAAGCCGCTCGGCGGCCGGAATGGCGGGGAACGTCAGAAAGAGAATGTCCGTGACCACCATGGCCCGCACGGCGAGCACCGGGTGCGGGCTGACCAGCGGACGGAAGGTGTCGCTGTGAATGCCCCGCATCGGATGGCCGGGAAAGAACTCCCCCACCATCTTCCCGGCCGCGACGGCCTCCGCCTTCAGTTCCTGCTGGACCTCCAGGACCCGTTCGCGGCGCAGCTCGGCGGAAGCGTTCACCGGGACCATGACGAAGGCGTTGTACACGCTGTCGGGCGCGCTGCGGTCCCCCAGCCGCGCCAGCGCGGAACGGGCGGTGGCCGCCAGCCGCGCGGTGCCCCGCGGCCCGCTCACATCCACGGAACTGAGCGCGGTCCGGCCCATTTTCAAGGACTGCTCCATGAAAGGGCACACCGCGCCCTTGCGCCCGAGATCGGGATGCGTCCGGGTGAGAAACGACCGGAGCCAGTGCGCTGTTTCGTTAAGGATGTGCGTGTCACCCGGCCCGTCCGACTGCACGACGACGTCCGACGGACCGTCTTGGGTGAGATGCATACATCCCCACCTCTCTCTGTGCCCGGCGAATTCGCTACACCGGCGGGAAATCCCCGGCGTATCGATCTCGCGAATGAGAAATTACCTGCCCGGCGATCCGGCAGGGCGAGGACCGGTGACGGCCGGCGGGCGCCGTGTACCGGCCGGACGCGTCGGACCACAGGAATCCGTGCTGACGTCACGCTTCGCCGGGTGGACGCTAGAGGGCGGCCTTATCGGGGGACTATCGCCCCTATAGCGGGCGGGCCGCCGCACGGACCGGGCGGCGGCGGGCCTTCGTAGGATGGGCCGGTGATACAGGAAACCGAGAGCCCGCCGCGGCGGTCCCCCCGGCGAAGCGGCGGCGGACGGCCCTTTTCCGTGGCGGCGCTGCGGGCGCTGCGTCATGAGCTGTTCGCCTTCTCCACACGCGCCCCGCGGCTCCTGCCCCGGGTCAGGAACCG is a genomic window of Streptomyces gilvosporeus containing:
- a CDS encoding amidase family protein, giving the protein MAGKRLSDIPEIHRRRLLGLGAAVAAPAMLGLGMPRAGAVVPDRGAPPMSLLSSSSGLEDTSITDLLKQLATGKLTSVELTRFYLDRIDRLNLHGPELHAVLETNPDALKLAAQRDDERRKGKLRGPLHGIPLLIKDNIGTADKMHSSNGMHGLMGVRLAHDATVVARLRAAGAIPLGKANLTSLVSSSSGYSQRGGQTRNPYKLDRSPNGSSAGPAAATAAGLCAGAIGTETIGSILGPSGANSVVGIRPTTGLTSRTGMFPGARSFDTIGPICRTVADAALLLGVLTGVDPTDTATAASAGKFHHDYTPFLKPGGLKGARIGIVREVFAGYSAHADAVAEQAVEVLRKAGAVIVDNANIPTAQKMMSDLDAAFTVQITEMKHDIESYLARTPGDHPRSVAELVAYNKQHASTELEYFDQNVLQTIADYAGKPSDPEYKKAVATVRRVARDEGMDAALKKHRVEALLMPTGAPTWKIDLVNGDPQIMGSAIPVGYAGYAAISVPAGFVHGLPVGITFAGTAWSEPTLIRLAHGFEQAHPVRHAPTFTAPSVGL
- a CDS encoding acyltransferase family protein, producing MADVRLLPPAEPRTAPISGGVPAGPRTAGPRAAGRLHALVLRIDAATPAGRDRAIDVLRALSTLGVVLGHWLVTAVTLRAGGHLMNESPLSHLPALTPLSWVLQPLAIFFFVGGRVAARSCPTGHYRPWLAQRMRRLLRPVGTLLSLWILVVLGLAAAGVAHETISTLFNLVLSPLWFLLVFLVLTALTPLVRRAPGRIAVVACAVVAVLDAAHFAGGGADWIETVRNVNVLAGWLVPYCLGAVWAAGGFARRRPAVLLLGGGVAATAALIVWGGYPASMVGVNGAAMSNLNPLSLAAVTFGLAQCGAALLLCGPLRRLVGRPGAAARPAPDRRLRATPGQFAWAAVALMNTSVITVFLWHQTAMISVTALALGLDGPLFGLHTAPDTPAWVPVRLLWMVVFAVLLVGLCRAFGRVEHGARSGRGSAA
- a CDS encoding ABC transporter permease translates to MTVHLALAQIRSRPSAFLGTFVALLFGAVVIISSGTLLLAAANAQQQPVRYRTAPVIVAADQFVDGRQLPDRARLDTRLATRLAALPQVSAAVADTAFPVTVRAAGHRAIALDGRPASSARLETTGSPAVTPRPGQTVLDARTAKRLGVSRGDTVTLTGPAGTASFRLAGVLDARAAGAWFDDAQAGRLSGRPGRADAIAVFPKKGVGTARLAERVRAVAGSAKVFTGPGRAEVENPGFAEAQETTVAMFGAMGGLSIYVSVFVVANTMSLSISQRQRETALLRGIGARPGHIRRMAAAEATLVAVLAVAAGSAPGYLLARLIFDAMHTRHLLPPGTELTFSPLPIAAAAVTGLLAAVPGSLIASYRAARSRPAEALSESVLPRRGIGPVRLLLGLGALAGGVTMAVKVLAAGGTTADKAAPFVLLVFLVAVSLLGPLLARAATEVLGLPMRLLGATGELATRGGRARARRLSSAIVPVALVVAFGVTKIGQQTTLTHETRVQSAAALTADRVLEAPDGLPGRVADQVAALPGVRAATGVAEVGLLAGPGHPGAKPGDRTVSGRAFSGTGTALARNLDPHVRAGSLADVRAQGPGGGTVAVDRRLADRAGTGVGRRITLWLGDGTVVRPVVAATYDRGTGVGEVLLPRATVRGHLTRQLDDRVLVRADSAAGLSRLDRELRTVAGAWPGATVRSEEATAQAREAGGEPFAWLQIMALSMIAGFAGITAANTLAMVTFEQLREVSMLRLIGTGVRTVCRIVRLEALTVALTGLAVGVTIALVTLTPLVADSTGAALPYLPPQLLLVVGAATVAMSLLATGIPLRLLLRVRPVDGVSRRS
- a CDS encoding ABC transporter ATP-binding protein, producing the protein MTLRDVHKRYGRGNGAVHALRGVTIGLPRASFTAVMGPSGSGKSTFLQCAAGLDRPTSGSVLLGETDLTKLRESRLSDLRLARLGFVFQHFNLLPALNVYQNVRLPLKLAGRPVDRDRIEQMLARVGLPDRARHRPGELSGGQQQRVAIARALITEPDVIFADEPTGALDTATAAEVLTLLREAVDNLGATVVMVTHEPSAAAWADRVVFLVDGELSDELMLGDPEEISARMRVLTSATDRPQSATPGMRGRG